The following are encoded in a window of Rhabdothermincola sediminis genomic DNA:
- a CDS encoding acetyl-CoA C-acetyltransferase, which produces MPEAYIIDAVRTPVGRRGGGLSQVHPADLGAHAIRALIDRTGIDPRGVDDVIFGCVDTIGPQAGDIARTCWLAAGLPEEVPGTTVDRQCGSSQQAVHFAAQAVMSGTADLVVAGGVQNMSAIPISSAMLVGEQFGFPDPFSGSEGWRDRYGTQEISQFRSADMIAEHWEISREDMEEFALESHRRAVRAIDEGRFDHEIVPLGEATVDEGPRREPDIAKMKSLPTLQEGGRVTAAVASQISDASACLLIASEQAVADHGLTPRARIHHLSVRGADPVWMLTAPIPATEHALRKTGLTLDDIDLVEINEAFASVVLAWAKESAADLAKVNVNGGAIALGHPLGATGARLMTTLLNELERTGGRYGLQTMCEGGGQANVTIIERL; this is translated from the coding sequence ATGCCTGAGGCCTACATCATCGACGCGGTCCGCACGCCGGTGGGCCGGCGTGGTGGCGGGTTGAGCCAGGTCCATCCCGCCGATCTCGGCGCGCATGCCATCCGGGCGCTGATCGATCGCACCGGCATCGATCCTCGCGGTGTCGATGACGTGATCTTCGGTTGCGTGGACACCATCGGGCCGCAGGCCGGCGACATCGCGCGCACCTGCTGGCTCGCTGCCGGGTTGCCCGAGGAGGTGCCGGGCACCACCGTCGATCGCCAGTGCGGCTCGTCGCAGCAGGCGGTGCACTTCGCCGCCCAGGCGGTGATGAGCGGCACCGCGGACCTCGTGGTGGCGGGCGGGGTGCAGAACATGAGTGCCATCCCCATCTCGTCGGCCATGCTCGTCGGTGAGCAGTTCGGCTTCCCCGACCCCTTCAGTGGCTCGGAGGGCTGGCGCGACCGGTACGGCACCCAGGAGATCAGCCAGTTCCGCTCGGCCGACATGATCGCCGAGCACTGGGAGATCTCCCGCGAGGACATGGAGGAGTTCGCGCTCGAGAGCCATCGCCGGGCCGTGCGAGCGATCGACGAGGGGCGGTTCGACCACGAGATCGTGCCCCTCGGCGAGGCCACGGTCGACGAGGGGCCTCGGCGCGAACCCGACATCGCCAAGATGAAGAGCCTCCCCACCTTGCAGGAAGGCGGTCGGGTCACCGCTGCGGTGGCCAGCCAGATCTCCGACGCCTCCGCGTGCCTGCTCATCGCCTCCGAGCAGGCGGTGGCCGACCATGGTCTCACGCCCCGAGCGCGCATCCACCACCTCTCGGTGCGCGGCGCAGACCCGGTGTGGATGCTCACCGCCCCGATCCCCGCCACCGAGCACGCGCTGCGCAAGACCGGCCTGACCCTCGACGACATCGACCTGGTCGAGATCAACGAGGCGTTCGCCTCGGTCGTGCTGGCCTGGGCCAAGGAGTCCGCCGCGGACCTGGCCAAGGTGAACGTCAACGGGGGTGCCATCGCGCTGGGGCATCCGCTCGGCGCCACCGGGGCTCGCCTGATGACCACTCTGCTCAACGAGCTCGAGCGGACCGGTGGCCGCTATGGCTTGCAGACCATGTGCGAGGGCGGCGGCCAGGCCAACGTCACCATCATCGAGCGCCTCTGA
- a CDS encoding acyl-CoA dehydrogenase family protein, which yields MRFAFTDEQLWFRDAVRDLLDKECPPEAVRYAWVNHDGRADHAWEALAEMGVIGLTVSEAYGGLGLTDLDLVLLLEETGRVALPEPIVETTAVAAPLLEAVGSDDLKAAWLPRIAAGEAIVAVGFVGTPFVLHANVADLLVLEREDRLFALPADRATIEQQPSVDGARRLYTVDWNRNDEIPLVSGTEGWHQVNAAFDRGALGTAAQLLGLADHLLAVTVDYVKQREQFGVPVGSFQAVKHHLADALLQLEFARPVVYHAAYSMAHGLDTRSRDVSMAKCYASRAASLVARKALQCHGAIGYTVEYDLHLWMKRVWALAASWGDASYHRRRVALDVLGPPTGPSGPELRNRSAHA from the coding sequence ATGCGCTTCGCGTTCACCGATGAACAGCTCTGGTTCCGCGACGCGGTGCGCGACCTGCTCGACAAGGAATGCCCTCCGGAGGCGGTGCGGTACGCCTGGGTGAACCACGACGGCCGGGCCGACCATGCGTGGGAAGCCCTGGCTGAGATGGGGGTGATCGGTCTCACCGTCTCCGAGGCCTACGGCGGGTTGGGCCTCACCGACCTGGACCTGGTGCTGCTGCTGGAGGAGACCGGTCGGGTCGCGCTGCCCGAGCCCATCGTGGAGACCACTGCGGTCGCGGCGCCGTTGCTCGAGGCGGTCGGGAGCGACGATCTCAAGGCCGCGTGGCTGCCCAGGATCGCCGCCGGGGAGGCCATCGTGGCGGTCGGGTTCGTGGGCACCCCGTTCGTGCTGCACGCGAACGTGGCCGATCTGCTGGTGTTGGAGCGGGAGGACCGTCTGTTCGCCCTGCCAGCCGATCGGGCCACGATCGAGCAGCAGCCCAGCGTCGACGGTGCCCGCCGCCTCTACACCGTGGACTGGAACCGCAACGACGAGATCCCACTCGTGTCCGGTACGGAGGGATGGCACCAGGTCAACGCCGCCTTCGATCGCGGTGCGCTGGGCACCGCCGCCCAACTGCTCGGGCTGGCCGATCACTTGCTCGCCGTCACCGTCGACTACGTCAAGCAGCGTGAGCAGTTCGGCGTGCCGGTGGGCAGCTTTCAGGCCGTCAAGCACCACCTGGCCGACGCGCTGCTGCAACTCGAGTTCGCCCGCCCGGTCGTGTACCACGCCGCCTACTCGATGGCCCATGGCCTCGACACCCGGTCGCGCGACGTGTCGATGGCGAAGTGCTATGCGTCGCGCGCCGCATCCCTGGTGGCTCGCAAGGCACTGCAGTGTCACGGTGCCATCGGCTACACGGTCGAGTACGACCTGCACCTGTGGATGAAGCGGGTGTGGGCGCTCGCCGCGTCGTGGGGTGACGCCTCGTACCATCGCCGCCGGGTCGCGCTCGACGTGCTCGGCCCACCGACCGGCCCGAGCGGTCCGGAGCTTCGGAACAGGAGTGCCCATGCCTGA